A single Mesomycoplasma ovipneumoniae DNA region contains:
- a CDS encoding YneF family protein, translated as MEKIAKLFQENSEQIISNVGTAGGVGLGGWIGITIGVGIILFIIGGVIALIVSKKMFEKQIRENPPITEGMIRAMYMQMGRKPSEAQIRAVMRSVKNAKK; from the coding sequence ATGGAAAAAATAGCTAAATTATTTCAAGAAAATTCAGAACAAATTATCTCAAATGTCGGTACAGCTGGCGGAGTTGGTCTTGGTGGCTGAATTGGCATAACTATTGGTGTTGGAATTATTTTATTTATTATTGGCGGAGTGATTGCCTTAATAGTCTCAAAAAAAATGTTTGAAAAACAAATCCGCGAAAATCCACCAATAACTGAAGGCATGATTCGCGCAATGTACATGCAAATGGGTCGAAAACCATCTGAGGCACAAATTAGAGCGGTTATGCGATCAGTAAAAAACGCTAAAAAGTAG
- a CDS encoding ribonuclease HIII codes for MILFKPELYQADDLVIGCDEVGVGEYFTNLTVCCAVFCQSEIEGQLIEKIVDSKLLNEKKISELFEILDQKITYKFISLEMKDYNDLIQKGLNSHEIKAFLYFKVLRELVLIFKDVPIDKIFIDGFVSAQKFSQYFAKISKFFNIEPWNFEKYPLILEKKADTKIKQVGAASIIAKHVLSQKFNKRQEKWKAIFPAGSNQIEKIVNFCLGQIQKHGTIFLEENVKLHFSITDKVYTKLKEKNGKNS; via the coding sequence ATGATCTTGTTTAAACCGGAATTATATCAGGCTGATGATTTAGTAATTGGCTGTGATGAGGTCGGTGTTGGCGAGTATTTTACAAATTTAACTGTTTGCTGCGCTGTTTTTTGCCAGTCAGAAATTGAAGGACAACTTATTGAAAAAATTGTTGACTCAAAACTTTTAAATGAAAAGAAGATTAGTGAACTTTTTGAAATTTTGGACCAAAAAATTACTTATAAATTTATCTCTTTAGAGATGAAGGACTATAATGATCTAATCCAAAAAGGACTAAACTCGCATGAAATCAAAGCTTTTTTGTATTTTAAAGTGCTTAGAGAGCTAGTTTTAATTTTTAAAGATGTTCCAATTGATAAAATTTTCATTGATGGTTTTGTCTCGGCGCAAAAATTTAGTCAATATTTTGCTAAAATAAGTAAATTTTTCAATATTGAGCCATGAAATTTTGAAAAATATCCCTTAATTTTAGAGAAAAAAGCCGACACAAAAATTAAGCAAGTTGGAGCTGCTTCGATAATTGCAAAACATGTCTTAAGTCAAAAATTCAACAAACGGCAAGAAAAATGAAAAGCAATTTTTCCGGCTGGTTCAAATCAAATTGAAAAAATTGTTAATTTTTGCCTTGGGCAAATTCAGAAACACGGGACAATTTTCCTTGAAGAAAATGTAAAATTACATTTTAGCATTACTGATAAAGTCTATACGAAACTAAAGGAAAAAAATGGAAAAAATAGCTAA
- the gpmI gene encoding 2,3-bisphosphoglycerate-independent phosphoglycerate mutase has product MKKKVILIIIDGLGLRPESQGNGFALAKTPVFDHLFDNYPNSLIAASGQEVGLPEGQMGNSEVGHLNIGAGFIVYTGISIINNALKTGEFFKNEKFIKVFEHSIKTDTPVQIMGLFSPGGVHSHQDHLFALIDFAAEFGVKKLNLHLFGDGRDVAPESIKPNLNLLIKKLKNFENYKIASISGRFYSMDRDKMFNRVELGYNSIRGKAENTFTNPIDYVDSQYEKGISDEFLQPAINLQVNKNDFLNDNHGVIFFNFRPDRARQLSHLILQTDLYTFKPKYPVKIDTFVSMMKYEGINCDIAFEEMKVKNPLGKVADEAGLKQLRLAETQKYAHVTFFVDGGVELELKNSDRILVDSLKVESYADYPQMSAVEITDKLIQVGQNYDLIIVNFANPDMVGHTGNLKATIKAVEILDSQIGRIHSWAKENNFHFFITADHGNAELTEDENNKPSTKHTVFPVMLISSDKSLKLKNGRLANIAPTVLDYLNIKKHPDMDHESLIIKQN; this is encoded by the coding sequence ATGAAAAAGAAAGTTATTTTAATTATTATTGACGGCCTTGGATTGCGACCTGAAAGTCAAGGAAATGGTTTTGCACTTGCAAAAACACCGGTTTTTGATCACCTTTTTGACAATTATCCAAATAGTTTGATCGCCGCATCAGGTCAAGAAGTTGGACTCCCTGAAGGACAAATGGGAAATTCAGAAGTTGGCCATTTAAATATCGGAGCCGGATTTATTGTCTATACCGGAATTTCAATTATAAATAATGCTTTAAAAACCGGCGAGTTTTTCAAAAATGAAAAATTTATTAAGGTTTTTGAGCATAGTATCAAAACTGATACACCCGTGCAAATTATGGGACTTTTTTCTCCAGGGGGTGTTCACTCACATCAAGATCACCTTTTTGCCCTAATTGATTTTGCAGCCGAATTTGGTGTTAAAAAACTTAATTTACACCTTTTTGGTGACGGACGAGATGTTGCGCCTGAATCAATTAAGCCAAATCTTAATTTATTAATAAAGAAATTGAAAAATTTTGAAAATTACAAAATTGCTTCAATTTCTGGTCGTTTTTACTCAATGGACCGCGATAAAATGTTTAACCGTGTTGAATTAGGATATAATTCTATTCGCGGAAAAGCCGAAAATACCTTCACAAATCCAATTGATTATGTTGATTCTCAATATGAAAAAGGAATTAGCGACGAATTTTTACAACCAGCAATAAATTTGCAAGTTAATAAAAATGATTTTCTTAATGACAATCATGGTGTTATTTTTTTCAATTTTCGACCTGATCGCGCAAGACAACTTTCGCATTTAATTTTGCAAACAGATTTATATACTTTTAAACCAAAATATCCTGTAAAAATCGACACTTTTGTGTCAATGATGAAATATGAAGGGATAAATTGCGATATTGCTTTTGAGGAAATGAAAGTCAAAAATCCACTTGGAAAAGTAGCTGATGAGGCAGGATTAAAACAACTTCGACTCGCTGAAACGCAAAAATATGCCCATGTAACTTTCTTTGTTGACGGTGGCGTAGAACTTGAATTAAAAAATTCTGACCGAATTCTTGTTGATTCATTAAAAGTTGAGTCTTATGCTGATTATCCGCAAATGTCGGCCGTCGAAATTACTGATAAATTAATCCAAGTTGGGCAAAATTATGACCTTATTATCGTCAATTTTGCAAATCCAGATATGGTCGGACATACAGGAAACTTAAAAGCAACTATAAAAGCGGTTGAAATTTTAGATTCACAGATTGGTCGAATTCACAGCTGAGCAAAAGAAAATAATTTTCATTTTTTCATTACAGCCGACCATGGTAATGCCGAACTTACTGAGGATGAAAATAATAAACCCTCAACAAAACATACCGTATTTCCCGTTATGTTAATTTCAAGTGATAAAAGTTTGAAATTAAAAAATGGAAGATTGGCAAATATTGCCCCAACAGTTCTTGATTATTTAAATATCAAAAAACATCCTGACATGGATCATGAATCCTTAATAATTAAGCAAAACTAA
- a CDS encoding ATP-binding protein: MQKFGTHTRETQNSTGTNQNLSYERLLANLITIERADSALFTRIDNENYIDLFSALKTSDLRKLISSPISSVSLTTSEFDDFIEKIESINDKDELIEYLKNSDYKLNPLAQRALNSDFQSAKKDILNKISYKKQTSLAKWKRLIKKAYDILRDRNVWPLHIGFCYISLSIEDRSFFGPLFVKECEVTIVNSVPRLNADGHIKLNNKLLAFLKKLDIDFNFDFDFSEFSIEEVIENVKKFYNDKFEIPNIEGKIAKDVSTPEDTINFHPGVVLGFFNIGGSHQRQIMEKMIKTGEIHNLIDVDINKTTYRNNVEKSIFSPKFTGFFKIQPTNFTQDCAHISAILQNTIIWGPPGTGKSQTIANIISNVIALNRTALVSSQKKIALVVLRKRLKMMSFFCLFVINEKLENYKDFYKPIEEYIENIENFNMESKLKEIKVFSDDDRQYLELLEKIFPKIETLTNTLDAYKTIEKANNFFKLSIAETLFKLNKSININPKRSPHSRTSLKLHIIESKLKRKLKIYEKAMHMASNELRQDVDLILENLANYDDNLENIYNKISKLEISNFENLEKFLNFVKKPKVEVLDDKALFIFHAKKVFEVLAKLNNDPEFQQLYTRFRLSVKQKKKMSPYKFLLKHAEIIKILFPVIITTPDIELVMFEKRYFDYIIIDEASQMFLEEALPLLFYGKIKVLVGDHQQMQPIRWFASKMNDESEDDAFANIESILEYAHSKGVFNIMLDKNYRSHHASLMSFNSRHFYDSELKIANNHNFEGNDVIEVHNVNGQWDGQQNIVEAKAVVDIAQKNINKFSTMIILAFNKNQQNAIEKIIFESYPEIEKLIYTDKIIVNSLENIQGDEADLVIVSVAYDQSAKFGSTYIARKGGKNALNVATSRARQKMIICKSINADEIQNTSNSDDLEIFKSWINFLDLDVQSQINYSRKNKVQLSLSELKNVAKSSFFADFQQEFAEEFLGLFPSLELKTNYVVGTEQIDVAIFDQGKFLLGIYLDSLEYRKPKEYIEYFDAIKFIQQKKYPIIIINFVEWKLNRNKVTEKLKKEIINLKEDDLV; this comes from the coding sequence ATGCAAAAATTTGGAACCCATACCCGTGAAACCCAAAATTCAACTGGTACAAATCAAAATTTAAGCTACGAGCGTTTACTAGCAAATTTAATCACAATTGAACGTGCAGATTCAGCACTTTTTACAAGAATCGACAACGAAAATTATATTGATTTATTTTCTGCCCTAAAAACTAGCGATCTTAGAAAATTAATCTCTTCGCCAATTTCTTCTGTGTCATTAACAACAAGTGAATTTGATGATTTTATTGAAAAAATAGAATCAATTAATGACAAAGATGAATTAATTGAATACTTAAAAAATTCAGACTACAAACTAAACCCGCTTGCCCAAAGAGCGCTTAATTCTGATTTTCAGTCAGCAAAAAAAGACATATTGAACAAAATATCATATAAAAAACAAACAAGTCTGGCAAAATGAAAACGTTTGATCAAAAAAGCTTATGATATTCTTAGAGATCGAAATGTTTGACCTTTGCACATTGGATTTTGCTATATTTCTTTGTCAATTGAAGACCGAAGTTTTTTTGGACCTTTATTTGTTAAAGAATGTGAAGTTACAATTGTAAATTCAGTGCCAAGACTTAATGCTGATGGACATATAAAATTAAATAATAAACTTCTTGCATTTTTAAAGAAACTTGACATTGATTTTAATTTTGATTTTGATTTTTCAGAATTTTCAATTGAAGAAGTAATTGAAAATGTTAAAAAATTTTATAATGATAAGTTTGAAATTCCTAACATTGAAGGAAAAATTGCAAAAGATGTTTCAACTCCAGAAGATACAATAAATTTTCACCCCGGAGTTGTTCTAGGATTTTTCAACATTGGCGGATCACATCAGCGTCAAATCATGGAAAAAATGATCAAAACTGGTGAAATTCACAACTTAATTGATGTTGATATTAATAAAACAACATACAGAAACAATGTCGAAAAATCAATTTTTTCACCGAAATTTACGGGATTTTTTAAAATTCAGCCAACTAATTTTACCCAGGATTGTGCCCATATTTCGGCAATTTTACAAAACACAATTATCTGAGGTCCTCCTGGAACTGGAAAATCTCAGACAATTGCAAACATTATTTCCAATGTTATTGCACTAAATCGAACTGCGCTTGTTAGCTCGCAGAAAAAAATTGCTCTTGTTGTTTTAAGAAAAAGACTAAAAATGATGTCATTTTTCTGTCTTTTTGTCATTAATGAAAAATTGGAAAATTATAAAGATTTTTACAAGCCAATTGAAGAATATATTGAAAATATTGAAAATTTCAATATGGAATCAAAACTTAAAGAAATTAAAGTTTTTTCCGATGATGATCGCCAATATTTAGAACTCTTAGAAAAAATTTTCCCTAAAATTGAAACTTTAACAAATACACTTGATGCCTATAAAACAATTGAAAAAGCAAACAATTTTTTTAAACTAAGTATTGCTGAAACTCTTTTTAAACTAAATAAATCGATTAATATCAATCCAAAAAGATCGCCACATTCAAGAACTAGTCTAAAATTACATATTATTGAGTCCAAACTCAAACGTAAATTAAAAATTTATGAAAAAGCAATGCATATGGCTTCTAACGAACTTCGCCAAGATGTTGACTTAATTCTTGAAAACCTAGCTAATTATGATGACAATTTGGAAAACATCTATAACAAAATTTCAAAATTAGAAATTTCTAATTTTGAAAATCTCGAAAAGTTTCTCAATTTTGTAAAAAAACCAAAAGTTGAAGTTCTTGATGACAAAGCTTTATTTATTTTCCATGCAAAAAAAGTCTTTGAAGTTTTAGCAAAATTAAATAATGACCCTGAATTTCAACAGCTCTACACTCGCTTCAGACTTAGTGTTAAGCAAAAAAAGAAAATGTCTCCTTACAAGTTTTTACTAAAACATGCCGAAATTATTAAGATTTTGTTCCCAGTTATTATTACAACTCCTGACATTGAACTTGTAATGTTTGAAAAACGTTATTTTGATTACATTATTATTGATGAAGCTTCACAAATGTTTTTAGAAGAAGCACTCCCACTTTTATTTTACGGAAAAATTAAAGTTCTTGTTGGTGACCACCAACAAATGCAACCAATTCGTTGGTTTGCTTCAAAAATGAATGATGAATCAGAAGATGATGCCTTTGCAAATATTGAATCAATTCTCGAATATGCTCATTCCAAAGGTGTTTTTAACATTATGTTAGACAAAAATTACCGTTCACATCATGCTTCCTTAATGTCTTTTAACTCCCGTCATTTTTATGATTCAGAGCTTAAAATTGCCAATAATCATAATTTTGAAGGCAATGATGTAATTGAAGTTCATAATGTTAATGGTCAGTGAGACGGTCAGCAAAATATTGTTGAGGCAAAAGCGGTTGTTGATATTGCCCAAAAAAATATCAACAAGTTTTCGACAATGATAATTTTGGCTTTTAACAAAAATCAGCAAAATGCAATTGAAAAAATAATTTTTGAATCCTATCCAGAAATTGAAAAATTAATCTATACTGATAAAATTATTGTAAATAGTCTTGAAAATATTCAAGGAGATGAGGCTGATTTAGTAATTGTCTCAGTTGCCTACGACCAAAGTGCAAAATTTGGTTCAACTTATATAGCGCGAAAAGGTGGAAAAAACGCCCTAAATGTTGCTACCTCTCGTGCCCGTCAAAAAATGATAATTTGCAAGTCAATAAATGCTGACGAAATTCAAAATACTTCTAACTCTGACGATCTAGAAATTTTTAAATCATGAATTAATTTCCTTGACCTTGATGTTCAATCACAAATAAATTATTCACGTAAAAATAAAGTACAACTTTCACTTTCAGAGTTAAAAAATGTTGCAAAATCAAGCTTTTTTGCTGATTTTCAGCAAGAATTTGCCGAAGAATTTTTAGGACTTTTCCCAAGTTTAGAGTTAAAAACCAACTATGTTGTCGGAACCGAGCAAATTGATGTTGCTATTTTTGATCAAGGCAAATTTTTACTTGGAATTTATTTAGATTCGCTTGAATATCGCAAACCTAAAGAGTATATTGAATATTTTGATGCAATCAAATTCATTCAACAAAAAAAATATCCAATTATTATAATTAATTTTGTTGAATGAAAACTCAATAGAAATAAAGTAACCGAAAAACTCAAAAAAGAAATTATCAATTTGAAGGAAGATGATCTTGTTTAA